A single region of the Bacillota bacterium genome encodes:
- the prfA gene encoding peptide chain release factor 1, with amino-acid sequence MLSRLEEVEKRFEQIEQALADPQVASDPKELQRLGKAHAELEPLVQAFREYRTTLKRIEEAEALLDDPEMHDLAQEELNTLKELREQQEHQLRLMLLPKDPNDERNVLLEIRAGTGGEEAALFAAELARMYMRYAERRGWKYEILDVQETGIGGYKEIVMLIEGKGAYSALKYESGVHRVQRVPVTESSGRIHTSAATVAVLPEAEEVEVEINPEDLEIDTFRAGSAGGQHMQKNETAVRILHKPTGIVVTCQDERSQLQNREKALRMLRTRLYDLQRQQLEAERSATRKSQVGTGDRSEKIRTYNYPQGRVTDHRIGLTIYNLQEILDGDIQPFVDALIAEDQARKLQQAVADEELVRAG; translated from the coding sequence GTGTTATCGCGCCTGGAAGAGGTTGAAAAGCGTTTCGAACAGATAGAACAGGCTCTTGCCGACCCGCAAGTTGCTTCTGACCCGAAGGAGCTGCAAAGGCTGGGCAAAGCGCACGCTGAGCTGGAACCGCTGGTGCAGGCGTTTCGCGAATACAGAACCACGCTAAAGCGCATCGAGGAGGCAGAAGCTCTGCTGGACGACCCGGAGATGCACGACCTCGCGCAGGAGGAGCTGAACACGCTCAAAGAGCTGCGCGAACAACAGGAGCATCAGCTGCGACTCATGCTCCTGCCCAAAGACCCTAACGACGAGCGCAACGTGCTCCTGGAAATCCGCGCCGGTACAGGCGGGGAGGAGGCCGCTCTGTTTGCTGCAGAGCTGGCGAGGATGTACATGCGCTACGCCGAGCGCCGCGGCTGGAAGTATGAGATTCTGGATGTCCAGGAAACGGGCATCGGCGGGTATAAGGAAATCGTCATGCTCATCGAAGGCAAGGGGGCGTACAGTGCGCTGAAATACGAAAGCGGCGTGCATCGGGTACAGCGAGTACCCGTTACCGAGAGTAGCGGACGCATCCATACATCCGCTGCCACCGTTGCCGTTCTCCCTGAAGCGGAAGAGGTGGAGGTGGAGATTAATCCCGAAGACCTGGAAATAGACACCTTCCGCGCAGGCAGTGCCGGCGGACAGCACATGCAGAAGAACGAAACCGCCGTGCGCATCCTGCATAAACCGACGGGCATCGTGGTCACGTGTCAGGACGAACGATCCCAGCTGCAGAACCGCGAAAAAGCCTTGCGTATGCTACGCACGCGCCTCTATGACCTTCAACGGCAGCAACTGGAAGCCGAGCGCTCCGCCACCCGCAAATCGCAGGTCGGCACAGGAGACCGCAGTGAGAAAATCCGCACCTACAACTATCCGCAGGGGCGTGTGACCGACCACCGTATCGGACTGACCATCTATAACCTTCAGGAGATACTGGACGGCGACATTCAGCCCTTCGTGGACGCGCTCATCGCCGAGGATCAGGCGCGCAAACTCCAGCAGGCGGTCGCCGATGAGGAACTGGTTCGAGCAGGATAA
- a CDS encoding MarR family transcriptional regulator has product MGKAERDYEYAVRVSSLFAQIMTKSLSERLVAELTHEEITLPQLQAMRYIWLHRNATVGEVAEGLDISYPSATNMLNRLVRKGLVTRHGNPADRRFVEVQLTEKGERLTRQVEEERTARLKQVLDEMSPEERQALIEGLTAFILTAVANDKQMIEEICLRCGVQANGKCPISETYPAVGCR; this is encoded by the coding sequence ATGGGAAAAGCAGAAAGGGATTACGAGTACGCGGTGCGTGTGTCCAGCCTGTTCGCACAAATCATGACCAAGAGCCTGAGCGAGCGGCTGGTTGCGGAGTTAACCCATGAGGAAATCACCCTGCCGCAGTTACAGGCGATGCGCTATATCTGGCTGCATCGCAACGCGACGGTTGGCGAGGTGGCAGAGGGGCTGGATATCAGCTATCCCTCGGCAACCAACATGCTGAACCGGCTTGTTCGCAAGGGATTGGTGACGCGGCATGGTAACCCCGCCGACAGACGTTTCGTGGAGGTTCAGCTTACCGAAAAAGGTGAGCGTCTGACGCGCCAGGTTGAGGAAGAGCGGACGGCCCGTCTGAAGCAGGTACTGGATGAAATGTCGCCAGAGGAGCGGCAAGCGCTGATCGAGGGGCTCACGGCGTTTATCCTCACGGCGGTGGCAAACGACAAGCAGATGATTGAGGAAATCTGCCTGCGCTGTGGGGTTCAGGCAAACGGCAAGTGCCCGATTAGCGAGACGTATCCTGCTGTTGGTTGTCGGTAG
- the nifS gene encoding cysteine desulfurase NifS, translating to MQLPVYLDHSATTPVASEVLQAMLPFLERAYGNPSAIYTLGQEAREAVERAREQVARLVNADADEVFFTSGGTESDNWAIKGVARAWGERKNHLITTPIEHHAVLEACEALREMGWEITFVPVDGTGLVDPDDVRRAITPRTGLITVMHANNEVGTVEPIAEIGAIARGHGIPFHTDAVQTVGRVPVDIEVLNADLLTISAHKLYGPKGVGALIVRRGTPIRPLLDGGGQERGRRGGTYNVPGIVGLGAAAERAMRTGAEETERIRSLRDRLVAGIMERVPDAILTGHPVQRLPNNAHIAFADVEGESLVLSLDAVGIYCSAGAACSSGDAEPSHVLVAMGIEPRLIEGSVRFTLGKDNTEEQIDYTIEQVARAVQKLRSLRVRA from the coding sequence ATGCAGTTACCGGTCTATCTGGACCATTCGGCGACAACGCCCGTGGCATCGGAAGTGCTGCAGGCGATGCTACCGTTCTTGGAGCGCGCTTATGGGAACCCGTCTGCTATCTACACGTTAGGGCAGGAAGCGCGAGAGGCGGTCGAGCGCGCCCGCGAGCAGGTTGCCAGACTGGTCAACGCCGATGCCGACGAAGTGTTCTTCACCAGCGGCGGCACCGAAAGTGACAACTGGGCAATCAAAGGTGTTGCGCGGGCATGGGGTGAACGCAAGAATCACCTGATTACCACTCCCATTGAACATCATGCGGTACTGGAGGCGTGCGAAGCGTTGCGCGAGATGGGCTGGGAGATTACTTTTGTGCCTGTGGATGGCACCGGGCTGGTAGACCCCGACGATGTACGCCGTGCTATCACACCGCGCACAGGGCTTATCACGGTCATGCACGCCAACAACGAAGTGGGCACTGTCGAACCCATTGCAGAGATCGGTGCTATAGCCCGCGGGCACGGTATACCGTTCCATACCGACGCTGTACAAACGGTGGGCAGGGTACCGGTGGATATCGAAGTGCTGAACGCCGACCTGCTCACTATTTCCGCGCACAAGCTGTACGGGCCTAAAGGAGTGGGCGCGCTCATCGTTCGTCGCGGTACGCCGATACGGCCTTTGCTGGACGGCGGCGGTCAGGAGCGTGGGCGGCGCGGCGGGACCTACAACGTGCCGGGCATTGTGGGGCTGGGAGCAGCCGCAGAGCGGGCGATGCGTACTGGCGCTGAAGAGACGGAGCGCATTCGCTCTCTGAGAGACCGGCTGGTGGCGGGTATCATGGAGCGCGTGCCCGATGCTATCCTGACAGGACATCCGGTACAACGGCTACCCAACAACGCCCACATCGCCTTTGCCGACGTGGAGGGCGAGTCGTTGGTGTTGTCGCTGGATGCGGTGGGTATCTACTGCTCGGCAGGGGCGGCCTGTTCATCGGGAGACGCTGAGCCTTCGCATGTGCTGGTGGCGATGGGCATTGAGCCCCGTCTGATCGAGGGTTCGGTGCGATTTACTTTGGGCAAGGATAACACGGAAGAACAGATAGACTACACGATTGAGCAGGTAGCAAGGGCGGTGCAAAAGCTTCGCTCGCTACGGGTTCGGGCGTAG
- a CDS encoding nucleotidyltransferase domain-containing protein, giving the protein MRKPSSSSVKVFSPEYTREEVLELLRARIPQLLQNLPVRWVVLFGSYARGNYTAFSDIDVLVVYAGTPRDDAFAIVKRTFGLRGLEPQVLTEEEFQSVWSTWQAMLKDSISVWGEPPAELRPNP; this is encoded by the coding sequence ATGCGCAAGCCATCCTCGAGTTCCGTGAAGGTCTTCTCGCCTGAGTATACCCGAGAAGAGGTACTGGAGTTACTCCGCGCCAGAATACCTCAGCTGCTACAGAACCTGCCGGTGCGCTGGGTGGTGTTGTTCGGCTCATATGCCAGGGGTAACTACACTGCCTTCAGCGATATCGACGTTCTGGTAGTTTACGCTGGCACACCGCGCGACGACGCCTTCGCTATTGTCAAGCGCACCTTCGGACTGCGCGGTTTGGAGCCGCAGGTACTGACCGAGGAGGAGTTTCAATCGGTATGGTCTACCTGGCAGGCGATGCTGAAAGACAGCATCTCCGTGTGGGGTGAACCTCCCGCCGAACTACGCCCGAACCCGTAG